In the genome of Microcoleus vaginatus PCC 9802, the window TACTGCGCGCTGAGTTAGTCTTTGATTTTGCTGACAGCTTTTTTGACTTGTTGCTCAAAGGATGTAGTATTTGTGTTGGAAGGATTCTTCATTTTTTCAATGTCAGCGTCTCCCTGAACTTCGTTAGGCCCTTTGCTCGCTTTTTCTTGAGTTTCTTCCAAGGACATCGGTTTTTTCAGGACAACTTCTTGAGATTCTTTTTCAATACCCAAAAGTTGGTCTTCGCCTTTGGTGGGGCTGCTGGTAACGGCCAAAGCGGGGAAAACATTAGAAACAAACAGCAAAGTACAAAAACAAACAGTTATTAAAGTGCGAACTAAACGCTTGGCAGGGAAGTTAAAGCTGATAAAAGACATACAAAATTTCTCCGTTTTTAGTAGTTTTGATCGCTAAGATTGTTAACAGGCTGAAGCTCACTCATATTCTGCACAATCTTTAACTCAAGTTGGAGAAAAGCAACCCTTGCTCTCTTTCAAATTGAGCTAACATATAATATTTAGCTGAAAAAGTTGGTATTTGAAATCCTTCTCAGGGAATATTTCTAGATGACAGGCGTCGGTTGCCCCAAGACATTTATGTAGAAGGCACTTGTGTAGAATCAAAAAAATTCTCTATAAGTGCCTTCGGATGCGCCTCACATAGCGGTATCAATGTCAGTAACTGGTGTGATTATCGTGGGCTGGGGGCGGGTTTATTTAGCCTGGTTGCAATGTGAGAGGGCGCTTGAGTGAACCCGCAGAGGGGTTTGTTGAAAATGTTGCAAGATATGAGATGCGCCCGACTATCCACTGACTAATGACTAATAACTAATGGCTGCTGCTGTCGCACGGGAACTTGACATTTTGCTAGATAAGTTTTAATTTCTCCTACACTGAGTTGCCCGTAATGCAGCAGGGAAGCCAGCAGTGCAGCTTCTGCTTTGCCCTCAGTCACGGCTTCGTAGATGTGGTGACAGTTGCCGGCGCCGCCGGAAGCAATGACGGGAATTTCGACAATTTCGGCAATGCTTCGAGTTAATTCCAAATCGTAACCGGCTTGAGTGCCATCAGAGTCCATGCTTGTCACCAGAATTTCGCCCGCGCCGCGCTGTTCGGCTTCTTTGGCCCAGGCGATCGCATCTTTTCCGGTATTTTCTCGCCCTCCGCGCACGTACACGTCCCAACCAGGATTATCTGCGTCTTGCCGTTTGCGAGCGTCGATCGCCACTACAATGCACTGATTACCAAATCGATCACTGGCTTTGTCAATTAAACTCGGATCGCGCACCGCCGCCGAATTAATACTCACCTTATCAGCGCCCGCCCTCAATAAACTTTTAATTGTGTCTAAGGATTGGATACCGCCGCCCACCGTCAAAGGGATAAATACTCGATCGGCCGTTCGGTACACCACATCGATCATAATATTCCGGTCTTCGTGAGTCGCCGTAATGTCCAGAAACACCAACTCGTCAGCACCCGCATCATTGTAAACCTGAGCCATTTCTACCGGATCGCCAGCATCCTGAAGATTGACAAAATTGACACCTTTGACCACGCGACCGGCTTTCACATCCAGACAAGGTAAAATTCTTTTCGACAACATACAATTCTCTTCCAATTTAACTTACTCGGCGGGAAGTGCCCCGCTATAACTGTACTCTTCTTAGCGGTGGGATGAAAGCCAGGGTTGTTTTTTCCCGTCCAGCTTATGGTCTTCACTCCTAGCTGGAGAACGAGTTGGACAGGCAAGAAATAACCAATCTCTCAGTTATCACAAGACGGTTACAATAAATAAAATTCGTTTTAAAAATTTGATAAATCATCATAAATGCCCCAACGATTGCCACAAACAAGCAGTCAAAAGCGAGATCTAGGGCATTTAGCACCTACTCTAGCATAGAGGATTTTTAATCTTAGTGGTTTCCTACGCTTCTTACCAACAGTTAATCTCAGAACAAAAGACCTTAATCCGTCCGATTCTGAGCCTGCTAAAAAATTAAATTTATTCAAAACCTTTCTGCTGGGATACACCTTGACACGCCACAGCTTCTTGCTGTTTTGCCAGATTTATTAAAAATCGCTGATGCTCATAATAATGGGGGGGATGTAAAGTACGCAGTTTTCTAAAAAGTGTTTTTTACACGGCAATTATGAGCAATGATTTTACTTGGGAATCCTCACTACTGCTGGCAGTATAATAGTAAAATTAGACCCCTTACCAATCTCGCTTTCAACTAAGGTGTCGCCACCCCTAATCCGAGACAAATTTCTAGTAATTTCTAACCCTAATCCAGTACCCCCATACTTTCGTGTAGTTGAAGCATCAGCCTGGGTGAATGGTTGGAACAATTTTCCCATTCGTTCTGGAGCTATGCCAAGGCCAGTATCACTTATCTTAAATAAAATATACGGAATGGCTGATTGCTGTTCTTCCCTATCGGTTATGCAAGACTTTCTGTATTTGTTTTATAGATTAATCGTAATTTGCCATTTTTTTGTAAATTTGCTGGCGTTACTAAGCAGATGAAATAAGCAGGGTTCCCTTAAACCATTGCCTGGTAAGTTTTCTAGCTTGCTTGTTACCCCGCTAGCTCAGTTTTGCTTCGTAAACTGCTATTTACCAGATGCGATTGCCCTGTCACCCAAAACTGCATCATTTGAGTTTACTAAACCTATGCAGAGCATTCATCAACTTCTTTGAAGGACGGGCATCTTTCCCGAAGTTCTAGTCAACGCATGACAAGCAATCAATTCAGTACCCACAAAAAGTACAAATTGTTGGTGAGAAATTCCTCAATTTTCTAGGAAAGCTGGGGAGGGTTTTTGCTACAATCAACCACAATAGCTCAAAATATAAACCGTAAGTACCATAAAACATTTCGCAAACATTAAGGTTAAATTGTCACCATAAAGCTCGTATACTGGCCATGGCTCACGAAAAGATGGCAAACAATCGTGAAAATTTCCAGGAAAAACCATCTCCCAAGTTGGTGCAGAAAAACCAAGTTATCTTTGTTGAAAATGTGGCAGTTAATAACATGGTAAAAAATCATTACCTAGCCAAATAAATTAGGAATTCCGGATGGTCTAAATTGACCAGAACGTTGAAATACAAGGCTGAAAGAGACGGTAAAACTTACCTAGACCTAGGTCGGTTTTTTGCGCCATAGAGTAAGAGTTGCCACGTAGGTCTGAATCAGGTGGGTAGCCTTCCGTTGGAAGTGTGAAGCTGGACTTATTGCAACTGCAAAACTAAGCACGATAGAGATGTGAATTCTGCTATCATTATTGGCGATGAAGGGCTTGGATTATTAGCGTTATGAACTACCACCACTGCCCAGGGACGGAATGTAAGTTCGACGTTTGGAAGGAAATCTTCGATACGATCGGCTGTTCGGGTTGAAATTGGAAGCTTACACCAGAGGGAGTACTGCACAGAACTCTGGCTCTGCTGCATACCAGCTCACACCCCCTACCCGCGCCTAGCTCTACCGTGTACAGAGAAGTTGCTCGCTGACCCATATTGTAGAAACCCTGTTTCCTAGAATCTTGATTTCTCGTTTTGCCGAATCAATAACTTAAAATTCAGGAAAATAAGCTTCCTTTCTGAGATTCATGCGAAACTTGGGTTTCAGGAATTGTGTTGAAAGATTTCGGAGTTGTGTGTATAGGGTAGCCGCCTAGCCAGAGAGCCATTTTCCAACTTTTTTCGGACCCATCAAAATAAATAAAAGTTGTCTCCGCTCCGGGGCAGGCAGTATTATCAGGTACAATCTTGGTAGACAGTATGTTTTTACTGGCTGCTTTTGTAGATCGAATCATAAATACCTTCGCTCGCTCGATCGAATTTATGGTTCTGAAATCCTGCAGGGGCTAGGTGCATCTACGATGGACTAAAAAATCTAAAATCTGAAGTCTCAAATCTCAAATCGGTTAATTTTGTGTCGTTTCTAGGACTGTTGTGACGAGTGCAACCCAATCCACATATGGTACTTCGCACAGAAGGCGGCAATCGCTACTTGCCGCTCGCCGGCAGCAATTGCTGGACAGTAGGGCGGAGCGATGACAATAATTTTGTACTGACAGATCGCTGGATTTCCCGTAATCACGCGATGTTACAGCAAATGGAGACAGGAGAGTTCTACCTGATCGACTTGGGCAGCCGCAATGGTTCCTTTGTCAACGGGCGGCGGGTCAGTATTCCTGTCACTCTCCGAAATGGCGATCGGATTATTTTCGGTCAAACCGAATTGGACTTCTACAACCCAACCGCGGGCCATCGGCACGATCCAATACACGAGACAGACTCTGAAGATTTTACGGCGACTTTGACGGTGCGTAGCCTGATTAGCGTCATGGTAATGGACATCCGAGACTTTACAGTTTTGACTAGGCAGCTAGACGAAACTCTCCTCTCGGAAGTCATCGGCAATTGGTTCCGCAAAGCAGGACAGATCATTCGCGAACACGGCAGTTGGGTGGACAAATACATCGGTGATGCCATCATGGCAGTCTGGTTCCACAAAACCAGCGGTGTCAGCAGCGAAGAAATGATGCGGATTTGCCAAGCTTTGAGCGAACTGCACAAGGCAACAGACGAACTCAGCAGCCGTTACCCCCTACCTTTTCCTCTGCGAGTCGGGGCCGGAATCAATACTGGTTATGCAATGGTGGGAAATTCTGGCAGCAGCGATCGATCGGACTATACCGCCTTGGGAGATACTGTAAACGCAGCATTTCGCCTGGAGTCTTGCACCAAGCAACTTGGCAAGGATATCGCTGTGGGAGAAACGACCTACAAATACCTGACGCAATTGGGGGCCCAGGGCGCTTTCGAGCCACACACCGTGGCTTTGAAGGGTTACGACACTCCCAGCCTGACTTACGCTGGTACTTATGCTGACTTGAACGCTTTTCTCAAAACGAAAGGAAAGAGTTCTTGATAGCTAGAAAATTGCGTGCAGGGCAAAAATTAACCCTTTAAAATGGCAGTCCGAGTTTTTAATTTGGAGTGCCTTTTATAAACTTGCCTGCGATGTTTAAAAGCCTACCAATATCATATATCGTCTGCGTTGTCAATACCAAAATGTAAAGTTTATAACAGCCCTCTACCTATTGCGGATTTATCTGAAAAACTGCATAAGCAAAATGGTAGTCTCTACATAAATGCTGTGTATGAAATTGGGAGACAAAACTTCATGAAACGATTGGGTCGTCTATTGGCAGTATTGGGCTTAGTGCTGGGCTGCTTTGCATGGGCTGGAGACCAAAGCGCGATCGCGGCGTCATTAAGCCGTATCGTCTTGCCATCATCCTCGCTCCTAGCTGTTGAAGCTCCGGCTAGAACCAATCGCGCCGATGAGAAGCTTGCCACAGAATACGGCAAAAAACTTGATTTGAACAACAGCGCCGTCCGGGACTTTCGGGAATTTCGAGGGTTGTATCCCACTTTAGCTCGACTAATTATTAAGAATGCTCCTTACGAAAATGTTGAGGACGTACTCAATATTTCAGACTTGACGGATGCTCAGAAAAAAGTGCTGCAAGCTAACATGGACAAATTCACTGTAACTGATGTTGAATCAGTCTTTATTGAAGGAGACAACAGGTTGAATAATGGTCTCTACGACTAGGTAGCAGCGGGTCTCATTTGAAGGCAGAAGTCATTGGGCAGAAGGCATTCGGCAGAAAGAAAAAATTTTTTTCTCTAGGCTGATGACTTCTGCCTTTAATTTATGGAGACTTACTTTCAACCACCATTGGGCAAAAGCCTGCAAACATTCCCTAGATTGAAATAAGCGGGTTCCCCAGATTCCTCTGTAGACTCAATTCTTTAATCTAAAATCTAAAATATAAACTCGATCGACTGACATTAGTTCAAGTCCCCAGATTCATCTGTAGACTCAATTCTAAAATCTAAAATCTAAAATCTAAAATCTAAAATTGACTGGCGGCAGACTTATGAGTGACAAATTTGACGTATTGGTAATAGGTGCTGGCGCGGCGGGTTTGTACACAGCACTTTGCCTGCCAGAGCATTTGCACGTGGGCTTGATCAATAAAAATACCCTACCTGTTTCTGCCAGCGATTGGGCTCAAGGAGGGATTGCCGCAGCGATCGCCCCTGAAGATTCGGCAGCACTGCACATTCAGGATACACTGGCTGCAGGAGCCGGTCTTTGCGATTTGGATGCGGTGAAATTTTTAGTTGAGGAAGCTTCAGCCTGCATTGACTCCCTAGTGAAAATGGGCGTTGCATTCGATCGCACCGGCCCAGATTTAGCCCTCACCCTAGAAGCCGCCCACTCCCGCCGCCGAGTCCTCCACGCCGCCGACACTACGGGCAAAGCCGTTATCAGTACGCTGACAGCAAAAGTATTGAGCCGCAAAAACATTCAACTTGTATCTCCTGCCTTTGCTTTGAGTCTGTGGCTAGACGAAACCGGGCGCTGCCAGGGGATTAGCTCGATTTGTGGCTCACAAGTCAAGTGGCTGCAGGCCAAAGCCGTGGTGCTGGCGACAGGCGGCGGCGGACAGGTTTTTGCTCAAACGACCAATCCGTCGGTAAGTACCGGGGACGGGGTGGCAATTGCGTGGCGCGCCGGGGCGCTGCTGCGAGACTTAGAATTTGTGCAGTTTCACCCGACGGCGCTGAGCACAGCGGGCGCGCCTCGGTTTCTCATTAGCGAAGCGGTGCGGGGAGAAGGAGCTCATTTGGTTGACAGTAAGGGATATCGCTTTGCTTTTGACTCTCACCCCAGCGGGGAACTCGCCCCTAGGGATGTTGTCAGCCGCGCTATTTTCCGCCACTTGCAAAAAACGGGGGAACCTCATGTTTGGCTGGATTTGCGGCCGATTGCGGTCGATCGACTGCGCTACAGGTTTCCCAATATTATCCAAGTGTGCGCTGATTGGGGAATTGATATTTTTTCCGAACCGGTGCCGGTGACGCCCGCGGCGCATTACTGGATGGGAGGAATTGTCGCTGACAAGTTTAACCAAACTTCGATTCCGGGTTTGTACGCGGTGGGAGAAACTGCGAGCACGGGGGTACACGGCGCTAATCGGTTGGCGAGCAATTCGCTGCTGGAATGTCTGGTTTTTGGGGCGCAGATGGGACTTTTGCAGCTAGAAGGTGGAACGCCCGAGGCATTCGCCGATCAGTTCGAGGCGGGGGAAATCTTGGAAAAATCGATTTCTGAAAAGGACATTGAGGCGATCGAAAAGTTGCGGGTCGAATTGCCTAATTTGGTGTGGCAGAGTGCGGGAATTTGCCGGGGACAACGCGATTTGGAAAGTGCGATCGTCCAACTTGAGATTTGGCGGCAAGAATTTGCTTCGTTGCCTTTGAGTCAAACGCTTGATAATTTACGGCCCGGACAAAGTATTGATTTTTCCCCTGCTGAGGCGGAAAATAGCTCGATTTTGCGAAATTGGGGAGAAGTTGCGAATTTATTGGATATCGGCTATTTAATTGTCAAAAGTGCTGCGTTTCGCACCGAAAGTCGCGGCGGTCATTACCGAGTGGACTATCCCCTCACCGATCCGGATTGGTGCAGCCATACTTTAATTAACCAATCGAATTGGTACAAATCTCCGCGAATAGAAGATTGAAAATTTATTGAAAATTTGGGGTCAGCGCGTCCCCGTACCGTCACTTTTGGGGTTGCCGTTCGGGTCTGGTTCGTATTCTTTTGGGTAATTTGGAAACCTAGAGGTTTGTGCTACTGTCAAAAGTCTGGAGGTCGATGGCCTCGGGCTCTGGCCCGCGCTACGGGCTTTTGTGAAATTGCTAGTGGAGTTGCTGGCAAGTGGAGCCGCATTTGCGGTGCCGACTATATTCACTTGCAGGCAGGCCGCCAGGGTTGCCGTTGTTGTGAGCTTAATCAAAGTACGCATAGTATTCACAGCCTTATTCAAATCATCGCAATAGATCCACGTCTGTACACCTATTATATCTATCAATTTCCGTATTTCCACTGATATCTTTACATTTACTTTAATTAACTTTCGTAAGCTTACATAATTTTTTTTACATTAAGGCTTTTTGGCGCTTTGAATTGGGTTTCAGGTTGTGATTTATTTTAATATTTTGTAACATTTAGATAAGGTGGCAAGTTGCTCTCATAAATTTTATATTTGGCTAAATCTATCTAATGACAGATGACAGATTAAAAATTTTTAAGTTATGTGATTTTAGATTTTAGATTTCACTACTTTGGACAGTTTTTTGAACGGTTTCAACAAGCTTAGAGGGCTTACAGTTTAAGGAGCGAGCTATTTTTTTAAGTTATCTGCACAGGGGACGCCTGAAATAATATCTCCCTCACGGCCCAATTAGGGTTTGAGGTGTAGAAATTGCTCAAATTTTGTCTGAAATAATTGAGATTTCAGATAAAAAAATTGAATAATTACAAATGACTTATCAATATCGGGGTGGGGAATTTACCTACAGTTGCATTATGTTTTTAACTGGTCTTAATTAATAAAAGTGATATTGATTTTTCCCGCGTTCCTTAGCACGATACATCGCAACATCGGCATTCTTAACTAAAATCTCTGGCTCTTGACCGTCAATGGGATATAAACTAATGCCAATACTTGTAGTTACAGAAACTCTATGTTCTTCTAAAATAAAAGGCTGCATGATGGCGTCGCAAATTTTTTCCGCTACTTTCGCAGCTTCCTCCCGACCGGGAATTGCGGGCAAAATGACTGTGAACTCGTCGCCGCCCAACCGCGAGATTGTATCGCTGCCGCGCAAGCATTTTTTGAGCCGACTGGCAACTGTTTTTAAGAGTAAATCACCCACATTGTGTCCGAGACTGTCGTTGATTGACTTAAATCCATCTAAATCTAAAAACAGTAAAGCTACCAATTCCTGAGTGCTGGAGGCTATTTCTAGAGACCGATGCAAGCATTCGTAGAACATTTGGCGGTTGGGCAAACCGGTAAGGGCATCGTGATAAGCTTGGTGGCTGAGCTCAGCATTTTTTTGTTCTAGGGCATTTGCCCGGAGTTGGCGCTCGGTAATATCTCTGATTGCTCCGACTAAAAATAGGTTGCCGGCAGCATCTTTATGCAGGGATCTTTTAGTCGCAATTAGATGCGTAATTCCGTGAGCGTCAGTAAAATATTCTTCATTTTCTCGGGGCTGGTGAGTTTGCAATACTAATTCGTCTTGCTGCCAAAATATCTCGGCTTCGGCTTGGGGAAATAAATCGTAATCTGTGCGGCAGGTTAAAATTTCTAAAGGATAGCCAATAAACCGGCAATATGCCTGATTCAAAACAACGCAGCGGTGATTTCGATCTTTGACAAAAATCGGGTCGGGAATTGTATCGATTAGCGATTGTAAAAATTCTTTAGACCGTTTTAATTCTTCTTGCAAGTGAGCCAGATAACCCACAACTGCGACACCAGAACCCACAAGACTGAGGATTGGAGGAATTAACGGTACCCACCAACCTGCTAAGAATGCTAAGTATAAAGTGGCACTCAGACCTAGACAGATACTTAATAAACAGTAAGCCGATCGACCAAGCGATCGCAAATTCCAACTCACATTTGCTCCCGCCCAAGACCAGAGTAAAATCCACAGCAACTCCGCAGCCTCTGGCCAGACATTGATACCCCCGCGCCCGTCGAGGGCCGCACTCAAAATTTGGCTCAAGAAATGAGCCTGAAGCTCGACTCCCGGTATTTGCTGGGGAGAACCAAACCAACCCGAGCTGTAAGCATTTTGGTAAAAGTCTCTGAGGCTGGGGGCAGTTGAGCCGATCAAGACAACGCGCGATCGTACAAAATCAGCGGGTACTTTGCCAGAAAGCACATCGCTCATCGATGCAGTGCGAAAACTGCCTCGCGGGCCGCGCAGGTTGGTCAAAATTTGATAGCCACGGCTGTCCGCTCGAACGTAAGCACCATCATTCGGTTGAAAAGGCCGAAAAACCCCCTTGCCTAACTGCAAGTATTTAGGATTGGCTTTTGCTGATTGAGGGGAAATTCCTTCGCTTTTGAGGTAAAGCAAAGCCAGTCTAAGTGCAAAACTTTTATGAGTTTTGCCGTCTCCGGGCCAAGCGTAGAGCAAAGTTCGCCGCACTTTTGAGTCAGCGTCGATGACAACATTGTTGAAACCAATTCGATCAAGCTGGTCAAGTACCGGAGGTGGCCGAACTCCGAAGCGGGTTTCGTCTGGCATCAACTCAATGCCGATTAAGTTGGGAATATTTTTAAAAGAGTTGACTAATTCGGCGTTACCCGGTTGAGTTGGCAAATCTCGGTAAACGTCGAGGCCGATCGCCCGCGGCTTGCCAGCGTGCAATTTTTGCAGCAATTGGGCTAATAAAGCATCCGAAATTGGGTAGCCGTATTTTTGCAAGTCAGCTTCGTTAATTTCTACAATGACGATGCGCGGGTCAATTGGTTCGGCCCGCCGCCACCGCACAAAGTGGTCGAAAGCAGCCCATTCCCACACCTGACAAAATCCGAACCAGCGCATTACAATGACCGTACTAGCAACGGCACTCGCAGTAATCAATACTCGGCGTTCTTGATCGACCCATTTTTTGATAGTTTTTAGCATATTTTGGGGATTTTGGCCTCGCCCTTTGAGCATCTAAACTACTACTAGGTATAGGTTTTACATCTCCGACGCGATCGGCTTAGTCGATTTTAGATTTTAGATTTTAGATTATCCAATTTTTTGGTTTTTCGGCTCAGTCGATTTTAGGTTTTAGATTTTAGATTATCCAATTTTTTGGTTTTTCGGCTCAGTCGATTTTAGATTTTAGATTTTAGATTATCCAATTTTTTGGTTTTTCGGTGCGATCGGGCTGCAACAGCAGAAACCGGGTTTCGCAACCAAAATATCTCATTTTAACAATAACTCTGGAAGCAGAAACCGGGTTTCTGGGATTTTTATGTAAAACTTTTAGTAGTTATTTACCGATCTAAATACTACAGGCCCACAAATAGTTTTAAACTTTTTCGTTGTAACTAATTTTTCCTATTTTTTTATTGATTATAGATGCGAGATTTTAGATTAATTCCCCAGCACGAGCCAACGATAAACTAAGTGTAAAAGCCAGATTTTTCCAGCCCATCAATCTAAAATCTGTCATCTATAATCTCCAACTTTCCTGTCAGTTTTGAAAGTTGCGGGGGCCGGTGTAACCCGATAAATCAGCGAGTTTATCCAAAGATTGCGTCCCCGCATAAAACTGACCATTAATTTCCCAAGTCGGGAAACCTTTCACATTCGCAGCAGCAGCTTGGCAAATTTCAGCACGGGAATTTTGCCCCCGGGGATCGCATTCAAAATAATCAATTATTTTGGCTGCTTCTTTGCCGAACAGAATTTTTTGGTCGTGACAGTGGGGACACCAGTAAGCGCCGTACTCTTTAGCGCCAATTTGTCGGAGGTGGCGGGCCAAAGCAATTTGTGCCGGGCCGGAGGTTGTAGTGACGGCAGGAGGTACAATTCCGGGGGTAGAGACAGTAGGGCCAGGTGAGTTGACGCTGTTATAAAGTCCCAAGGCACCGATCGAACTCACCATTGCCACCAAAATGCCTGTAAACACCAACTGTCCGATATCTTCCCACTCGCGCCCGACTAGCACCAGCACAAACAGCGACAGTGAAAATAAGGCAGAAGTGATGCAGTAAATGCACAGTTCCTGAACTTCAAAAGCCATCAAATACATCAAATAGCTGCTGAAAATTACCATCGCAGCGGTGATGATAAATAGGGCTTGCCAAGTGTTTTTTTCTAGTTGAGAGTGCAGTCCTTTATTGGTGTTGGGATTGACGCCTTTGGGAGCCAATGCCAGGATTACTATGCTCAGGTAAGCCAGACAGCCTAACAAACTTAAAGGCACTGTGCCGACTGTAGCGTAGGGACTGTTGAGAACTTTGTCGCAGCCGCTGGTGGGACAAATGACCGAGCCTGTCGTGAATTTAGCGATCGTGAGATAGGCCGTTTCTACGACGCCTATGGCTGCGATCGCTGCCATCACAGTCCGAGACCAGCGATGAATCCAAGGGGTTGAACGTCGGCGAATCATTTTTTGATTTGGTAATTAATAATTGGGACCTTGAAACAAGAAGGAATTTGGGCAACTAGCAATGTCAGGGTTTTAAGGGATTTAACGGATGGATGTTGAGGGAAAAAGTCAG includes:
- a CDS encoding low temperature-induced protein — its product is MSFISFNFPAKRLVRTLITVCFCTLLFVSNVFPALAVTSSPTKGEDQLLGIEKESQEVVLKKPMSLEETQEKASKGPNEVQGDADIEKMKNPSNTNTTSFEQQVKKAVSKIKD
- the hisF gene encoding imidazole glycerol phosphate synthase subunit HisF, which translates into the protein MLSKRILPCLDVKAGRVVKGVNFVNLQDAGDPVEMAQVYNDAGADELVFLDITATHEDRNIMIDVVYRTADRVFIPLTVGGGIQSLDTIKSLLRAGADKVSINSAAVRDPSLIDKASDRFGNQCIVVAIDARKRQDADNPGWDVYVRGGRENTGKDAIAWAKEAEQRGAGEILVTSMDSDGTQAGYDLELTRSIAEIVEIPVIASGGAGNCHHIYEAVTEGKAEAALLASLLHYGQLSVGEIKTYLAKCQVPVRQQQPLVISH
- a CDS encoding adenylate/guanylate cyclase domain-containing protein; its protein translation is MVLRTEGGNRYLPLAGSNCWTVGRSDDNNFVLTDRWISRNHAMLQQMETGEFYLIDLGSRNGSFVNGRRVSIPVTLRNGDRIIFGQTELDFYNPTAGHRHDPIHETDSEDFTATLTVRSLISVMVMDIRDFTVLTRQLDETLLSEVIGNWFRKAGQIIREHGSWVDKYIGDAIMAVWFHKTSGVSSEEMMRICQALSELHKATDELSSRYPLPFPLRVGAGINTGYAMVGNSGSSDRSDYTALGDTVNAAFRLESCTKQLGKDIAVGETTYKYLTQLGAQGAFEPHTVALKGYDTPSLTYAGTYADLNAFLKTKGKSS
- the psbU gene encoding photosystem II complex extrinsic protein PsbU; the protein is MKRLGRLLAVLGLVLGCFAWAGDQSAIAASLSRIVLPSSSLLAVEAPARTNRADEKLATEYGKKLDLNNSAVRDFREFRGLYPTLARLIIKNAPYENVEDVLNISDLTDAQKKVLQANMDKFTVTDVESVFIEGDNRLNNGLYD
- the nadB gene encoding L-aspartate oxidase, whose protein sequence is MSDKFDVLVIGAGAAGLYTALCLPEHLHVGLINKNTLPVSASDWAQGGIAAAIAPEDSAALHIQDTLAAGAGLCDLDAVKFLVEEASACIDSLVKMGVAFDRTGPDLALTLEAAHSRRRVLHAADTTGKAVISTLTAKVLSRKNIQLVSPAFALSLWLDETGRCQGISSICGSQVKWLQAKAVVLATGGGGQVFAQTTNPSVSTGDGVAIAWRAGALLRDLEFVQFHPTALSTAGAPRFLISEAVRGEGAHLVDSKGYRFAFDSHPSGELAPRDVVSRAIFRHLQKTGEPHVWLDLRPIAVDRLRYRFPNIIQVCADWGIDIFSEPVPVTPAAHYWMGGIVADKFNQTSIPGLYAVGETASTGVHGANRLASNSLLECLVFGAQMGLLQLEGGTPEAFADQFEAGEILEKSISEKDIEAIEKLRVELPNLVWQSAGICRGQRDLESAIVQLEIWRQEFASLPLSQTLDNLRPGQSIDFSPAEAENSSILRNWGEVANLLDIGYLIVKSAAFRTESRGGHYRVDYPLTDPDWCSHTLINQSNWYKSPRIED
- a CDS encoding CHASE2 domain-containing protein, with the translated sequence MLKGRGQNPQNMLKTIKKWVDQERRVLITASAVASTVIVMRWFGFCQVWEWAAFDHFVRWRRAEPIDPRIVIVEINEADLQKYGYPISDALLAQLLQKLHAGKPRAIGLDVYRDLPTQPGNAELVNSFKNIPNLIGIELMPDETRFGVRPPPVLDQLDRIGFNNVVIDADSKVRRTLLYAWPGDGKTHKSFALRLALLYLKSEGISPQSAKANPKYLQLGKGVFRPFQPNDGAYVRADSRGYQILTNLRGPRGSFRTASMSDVLSGKVPADFVRSRVVLIGSTAPSLRDFYQNAYSSGWFGSPQQIPGVELQAHFLSQILSAALDGRGGINVWPEAAELLWILLWSWAGANVSWNLRSLGRSAYCLLSICLGLSATLYLAFLAGWWVPLIPPILSLVGSGVAVVGYLAHLQEELKRSKEFLQSLIDTIPDPIFVKDRNHRCVVLNQAYCRFIGYPLEILTCRTDYDLFPQAEAEIFWQQDELVLQTHQPRENEEYFTDAHGITHLIATKRSLHKDAAGNLFLVGAIRDITERQLRANALEQKNAELSHQAYHDALTGLPNRQMFYECLHRSLEIASSTQELVALLFLDLDGFKSINDSLGHNVGDLLLKTVASRLKKCLRGSDTISRLGGDEFTVILPAIPGREEAAKVAEKICDAIMQPFILEEHRVSVTTSIGISLYPIDGQEPEILVKNADVAMYRAKERGKNQYHFY